In Mycolicibacterium phocaicum, one DNA window encodes the following:
- a CDS encoding SDR family NAD(P)-dependent oxidoreductase, translated as MSHVFLISGASRGLGRAIVEAALAAGHHVVAGVRSVSALDDLAAREPERLAVVPLDVTDDEQVRGAIDTAIQRWGRVDVLVNNAGYANMAAVEDVDVDDFRAQVETNFFGVVRLTQAVLPLMRRQRAGHIIQISSVGGRLARPGLAAYQSSKWAVTGYSGVLAQEVAPLGIKVTVLEPGGMRTDWSGSSMRIAPVRDEYRDTVGAAAQLSQSANLGASDPVKVAALLLDIVEMDTPPARLLVGPDAYRYATAAGRGLLAADERYADLSNSTAADDATADQLNPLGA; from the coding sequence ATGTCGCATGTCTTCCTCATCTCCGGAGCTTCTCGCGGTCTCGGGCGCGCCATCGTCGAAGCGGCCCTGGCCGCCGGACATCACGTCGTCGCGGGCGTTCGCTCGGTATCAGCGCTCGACGATCTCGCGGCCCGCGAACCTGAGCGCCTGGCCGTTGTCCCGCTCGACGTCACCGACGACGAGCAGGTCCGTGGAGCCATCGACACCGCGATCCAGCGTTGGGGTCGCGTCGACGTTCTGGTCAACAACGCCGGGTACGCCAATATGGCTGCCGTCGAAGACGTTGACGTCGATGACTTCCGCGCCCAGGTCGAGACGAACTTCTTCGGCGTCGTACGGCTCACCCAAGCCGTGCTTCCGCTCATGCGGAGGCAGCGTGCAGGCCACATCATCCAAATATCGTCCGTCGGTGGACGTTTGGCGCGGCCGGGCCTGGCTGCGTATCAGTCCTCGAAGTGGGCCGTCACCGGCTACTCCGGAGTCCTCGCACAGGAGGTCGCGCCGCTCGGCATCAAGGTGACCGTGCTGGAGCCCGGTGGCATGCGCACCGATTGGTCAGGCTCGTCAATGCGCATCGCCCCGGTCCGCGACGAGTACCGGGACACCGTGGGAGCCGCGGCGCAGCTGAGCCAATCCGCCAACCTCGGCGCCAGCGATCCGGTGAAGGTCGCGGCGCTGTTGCTCGACATCGTCGAGATGGACACTCCACCGGCTCGCTTGCTGGTCGGCCCAGATGCCTACCGATACGCCACCGCGGCCGGTCGCGGCCTGCTCGCCGCTGACGAACGGTACGCGGACCTGAGCAACTCGACCGCGGCCGACGACGCCACCGCCGATCAGCTCAATCCGCTTGG
- a CDS encoding zeta toxin family protein, with protein sequence MKRLDLVVGSNGAGKSTFVELTLAPLLPSSVFVNADEIAKQRWPTDALGHAYEAARIAAATREALIEQGRSFIAETVFSHPSKLELIDAAHHAGYVVVLHIVLIPENLAVHRVRYRVAAGGHDVPEEKIRERYRRLWTLVAAAIVRVDSATIYDNSAASGPQIVAQMSGGLSVDTPRWPSWTPEQLRSRWP encoded by the coding sequence GTGAAACGCCTGGACCTCGTCGTCGGCTCGAACGGTGCCGGAAAATCGACGTTCGTCGAACTCACGCTGGCTCCGCTGCTACCGAGCAGCGTGTTCGTCAACGCGGATGAGATCGCCAAGCAGCGCTGGCCTACCGACGCTTTGGGCCACGCCTACGAGGCCGCGCGGATCGCCGCGGCGACGCGGGAAGCGTTGATCGAGCAGGGGCGTTCATTCATCGCCGAGACTGTGTTCTCGCACCCCTCCAAGCTGGAGCTGATCGATGCGGCCCATCATGCGGGGTACGTCGTGGTGTTGCACATTGTGCTGATTCCGGAGAACTTGGCCGTTCACCGCGTCCGCTACCGGGTTGCCGCCGGTGGCCACGATGTGCCCGAGGAGAAGATCCGGGAACGGTATCGCCGGCTGTGGACGTTGGTGGCTGCAGCGATCGTTCGCGTCGACAGCGCAACGATTTACGACAATTCCGCGGCCAGCGGACCGCAGATCGTCGCGCAGATGAGTGGCGGGCTGAGTGTCGACACGCCCCGATGGCCGTCGTGGACTCCGGAACAGCTGCGTAGTCGCTGGCCGTAG
- a CDS encoding M48 family metalloprotease — translation MPAWLQPRGAAGRATRAAPAHRRRARARLGAAAWLTAIISVLASWVAAAAITIVELVRHWGHLDRLIVSCLMWLCRAASGAVDSTAQAVVIGALAAAGAGAAIAAVRVVRAAGLLRHRAREHARDVRLVGRATADADVVVIDAPQPAAYCVTGRPGAIVFTSAALAALDDRQRAAVLAHERAHLAGHHLTVMVGMRALARVFPACC, via the coding sequence GTGCCTGCTTGGCTACAGCCTCGCGGTGCTGCTGGCCGGGCCACCCGTGCTGCGCCGGCTCACCGCCGGCGGGCACGCGCCCGCCTAGGGGCGGCGGCCTGGCTGACCGCGATCATCAGCGTCCTGGCCAGCTGGGTGGCCGCAGCCGCGATCACGATCGTCGAACTGGTCCGCCATTGGGGACATCTGGACCGCCTCATCGTCTCGTGCCTGATGTGGCTGTGCCGCGCGGCCAGCGGCGCCGTGGACAGCACGGCGCAGGCTGTGGTGATCGGTGCGCTCGCCGCGGCGGGCGCCGGTGCCGCGATCGCCGCGGTGCGGGTGGTGCGAGCAGCGGGTCTGCTGCGCCATCGTGCCCGCGAGCACGCCCGCGATGTGCGGCTGGTCGGGCGCGCGACCGCCGACGCCGATGTGGTGGTCATTGATGCGCCCCAGCCCGCGGCCTACTGCGTGACGGGCCGCCCGGGGGCCATCGTGTTCACCAGCGCCGCGCTGGCTGCGCTCGATGACCGCCAGCGCGCGGCGGTGCTGGCCCACGAACGCGCCCACTTGGCCGGGCACCATCTGACGGTGATGGTGGGGATGCGCGCCCTGGCCCGGGTTTTCCCCGCCTGCTGCTGA
- a CDS encoding TA system antitoxin ParD family protein — translation MSDVADRVTRVSADLFEAAAAEGARQSRSAKQQLDHWARVGRAVSTQHTASRRRVEAALAGQIDIAVLNTEEGVVFNAEVSAAIEESLARTDYGAVLASRGITTVALDEDGQIVEHRPDGTESVVGAVHSLRR, via the coding sequence ATGTCCGACGTCGCCGATCGGGTCACCCGGGTGTCCGCTGACCTGTTCGAGGCCGCGGCCGCCGAGGGTGCCCGGCAGAGTCGCTCCGCCAAGCAGCAACTCGACCATTGGGCGCGGGTGGGCCGCGCTGTATCGACCCAGCACACCGCTTCACGACGCAGGGTGGAGGCTGCCCTCGCCGGTCAGATCGACATCGCCGTTCTTAACACCGAAGAAGGCGTGGTGTTCAATGCGGAGGTTTCCGCGGCGATCGAGGAGAGTCTGGCCCGCACCGATTACGGTGCCGTGCTCGCCTCTCGTGGGATCACCACGGTGGCATTGGATGAGGACGGCCAGATCGTCGAGCATCGCCCGGACGGCACCGAGTCCGTGGTTGGTGCGGTGCACTCGCTGCGTCGGTGA
- a CDS encoding BlaI/MecI/CopY family transcriptional regulator encodes MRVRGFGELEAVIMDRIWNRDEDSPTTVREVFDELAAERDIAYTTVMSTMDNLHTKGWLTRDRRGKAYHYRPVLTREEHSARLMRDALDGGGNSDLVLAHFVEHMSAEESAELRAALRRLAKRADTP; translated from the coding sequence ATGCGGGTTCGGGGTTTCGGGGAACTTGAAGCGGTCATCATGGACCGCATCTGGAACCGGGACGAGGACTCGCCGACCACCGTGCGGGAGGTGTTCGACGAACTGGCCGCCGAGCGCGACATCGCGTACACCACGGTGATGTCGACGATGGACAACCTGCACACCAAGGGGTGGCTGACCCGGGACCGCCGCGGCAAGGCCTACCACTATCGGCCCGTCCTGACCCGTGAGGAGCACAGCGCCCGGCTGATGCGCGACGCGCTCGACGGCGGCGGCAACAGCGATCTGGTGCTGGCCCATTTCGTGGAGCACATGAGTGCCGAGGAGTCGGCGGAGCTGCGGGCCGCGTTGCGTCGCCTGGCCAAACGGGCGGACACCCCGTGA
- a CDS encoding DapH/DapD/GlmU-related protein, with product MKKNTARLIPRGTDESRRVVERVQLVMDLTSQLNVLRHSDVDGRNALLKEILGRSLPETTTIYPPFYCDYGLNLRLGDRVFVNQNCSFYDLGGITIGDRTLIGPGVTLCTAGHPVEPAARFDGITVSPIHVGTNVWIGANATIAPGVTIGSGSVVAAGAVVASDVPPNSLVSSAGHIQRRALA from the coding sequence ATGAAGAAGAACACCGCGCGGCTGATCCCCAGAGGTACCGACGAATCGCGCCGTGTGGTGGAACGGGTCCAGCTTGTCATGGACCTGACGTCGCAACTGAATGTGCTGCGGCACTCGGATGTGGATGGCCGCAACGCATTGCTGAAGGAAATCCTGGGGCGGTCGCTGCCGGAAACCACGACGATCTACCCGCCGTTTTATTGCGACTACGGCCTCAACTTGCGTCTGGGTGACCGGGTTTTCGTCAACCAGAACTGCTCGTTTTATGACCTCGGCGGCATCACAATCGGAGACCGCACATTGATCGGGCCGGGCGTCACCCTCTGCACTGCCGGCCATCCCGTCGAACCGGCGGCCCGATTCGACGGCATCACGGTCTCCCCGATCCACGTTGGCACAAATGTGTGGATCGGGGCCAACGCGACCATTGCTCCTGGAGTCACGATCGGCTCGGGATCGGTTGTTGCCGCGGGCGCGGTGGTGGCATCGGATGTCCCGCCGAACTCACTCGTCAGCAGCGCTGGTCACATACAGCGACGCGCTCTCGCGTAA
- a CDS encoding DUF1942 domain-containing protein encodes MVRRMVVAAAGMFGLAMMGAPLAAAAETCPHQMGSAQHLPDAGGGAAADWTLTGLHPSADPAPGYPLAGRLWEATVTVRAVSGAVTPMIPNFSAMGEQHAQYPVLWQLASPSGISAATLAQGQSATGKVYFDVTGADPMMVTYSAGGPKPAMMWCDMAAMAPMMSKPMPMPMDDCPCCDGGCDCCDNKGMNNGM; translated from the coding sequence ATGGTTCGACGGATGGTGGTGGCGGCAGCCGGGATGTTCGGCTTGGCGATGATGGGGGCACCGCTGGCCGCGGCGGCCGAGACGTGTCCGCATCAGATGGGGTCGGCGCAGCACCTGCCCGACGCCGGTGGCGGCGCGGCGGCCGACTGGACGCTGACCGGTCTGCACCCCAGCGCCGACCCGGCTCCCGGATACCCGCTGGCCGGGCGGTTGTGGGAGGCCACCGTGACGGTGCGGGCGGTGTCGGGTGCGGTGACTCCGATGATCCCGAACTTCAGCGCGATGGGTGAACAGCACGCCCAGTATCCGGTGTTGTGGCAGCTGGCCAGCCCGTCGGGTATCTCGGCGGCCACCCTCGCGCAGGGGCAGAGTGCCACGGGCAAGGTGTACTTCGACGTGACTGGGGCCGACCCGATGATGGTGACGTATTCCGCCGGTGGGCCCAAGCCGGCGATGATGTGGTGCGACATGGCGGCGATGGCGCCGATGATGTCCAAGCCGATGCCCATGCCGATGGACGACTGCCCCTGCTGCGACGGCGGCTGCGATTGCTGCGACAACAAAGGCATGAACAACGGAATGTAG
- a CDS encoding Mu transposase C-terminal domain-containing protein translates to MSLSALLADPSLAVLAGSRPALWSAAVLDGVPDEVARRAQWWERHVVEVLTGRPPGIEPGWAPRPQFDPATRSLRQREIAKLAELHAAGEEMTLLTLQRQRRRYEDMGLLGLVDGRYRARRPVLGRVDERVVAVVRRLIDEETDMSTGTVSRLRRRVEKALVAEYGPENAPKVPAQATFYRLVNRLAEGRHTFGSARTRRSLAKQPEGPFGAVTVARPGEMVEIDSTPLDVRVVLDDGVVDRVELTAMVDSATRTIVAAVLRPTTKSVDAALLLARALTPEPMRPGWSDALRMSRSVLPHRSLTDVDQRLADAAARPVIAPETIVFDHGKAFLSQTFRQACCSLGINLQPAHPDTPTDKPKVERTLQSVATLFAQHVAGYVGSSVEYRGKNADQQAVWSMLELQALLDEWIVAVWQNRPHDGLRDPVTPGKALTPNEKYAALVEIAGYVPVPLSADDYIELLPTTWRTINSYGIRVNNRTYDARALNPYRRQDSGVRSHNGQWEVHYDPYDVSRIWVRNHHDGGWITAVWKHLRSTPVPFGEAAWRQARIIVAQRGRDHVTESEIAAAADALLDRAQHGPTGDDETPPPASSAARRTAARTRATGDPSWPRPAVEASEAAVPAGPQEFDEDDDIAEVIPLPVFDARKEAEQWRW, encoded by the coding sequence ATGTCGTTGTCGGCGCTGTTGGCTGATCCCTCGTTGGCGGTGCTGGCTGGGTCGCGGCCGGCGTTGTGGTCGGCAGCCGTGCTTGATGGTGTTCCTGATGAGGTCGCCCGCCGTGCCCAGTGGTGGGAGCGGCACGTGGTGGAGGTGTTGACCGGCCGCCCCCCTGGCATCGAACCGGGATGGGCGCCCCGGCCACAGTTCGATCCGGCGACGCGTTCGTTGCGCCAACGTGAGATCGCCAAGCTCGCCGAATTGCACGCGGCCGGCGAGGAGATGACGTTGCTGACGTTGCAGCGCCAGCGCCGCCGGTATGAGGATATGGGCCTGCTGGGCCTTGTCGACGGCCGCTACCGGGCGCGCCGCCCGGTGTTAGGCCGCGTCGATGAGCGCGTGGTCGCGGTGGTGCGGCGGCTGATCGACGAGGAAACCGACATGTCGACCGGCACGGTAAGCCGGCTGCGCCGCCGCGTGGAAAAGGCCCTGGTAGCCGAATACGGGCCCGAGAACGCGCCGAAAGTCCCGGCGCAGGCCACGTTCTATCGGCTGGTTAACCGCCTCGCTGAGGGCCGGCACACCTTCGGATCGGCGCGTACGCGCCGATCGCTGGCCAAACAACCCGAGGGCCCATTCGGCGCGGTGACGGTTGCCCGCCCAGGTGAGATGGTCGAGATTGATTCGACGCCACTGGATGTGCGGGTCGTCCTTGACGACGGTGTGGTCGATCGGGTTGAGCTGACCGCCATGGTCGATAGCGCAACCCGCACGATTGTGGCGGCGGTGTTGCGGCCCACGACCAAGTCGGTTGATGCCGCGCTGCTGTTGGCGAGGGCCTTGACCCCCGAGCCGATGCGTCCCGGATGGTCGGACGCGCTGCGGATGTCGCGGTCGGTGCTGCCGCACCGCAGCCTCACCGATGTCGACCAGCGCCTAGCCGATGCCGCCGCACGGCCGGTGATCGCTCCCGAAACGATCGTGTTCGATCACGGGAAAGCGTTTCTGTCACAAACATTTCGGCAGGCCTGCTGCTCATTGGGTATCAATCTGCAGCCCGCGCACCCCGACACCCCCACCGATAAGCCGAAAGTGGAACGCACTCTGCAGTCGGTGGCGACGTTGTTCGCCCAGCACGTCGCGGGCTACGTCGGTTCCAGCGTCGAATACCGGGGCAAGAACGCCGACCAGCAGGCGGTCTGGTCGATGCTGGAACTGCAAGCGCTCCTGGATGAGTGGATCGTCGCGGTGTGGCAGAACCGCCCCCACGATGGGTTGCGTGATCCGGTGACGCCAGGAAAGGCGTTGACCCCCAACGAAAAATACGCGGCATTGGTGGAGATCGCCGGGTACGTGCCGGTGCCGTTGTCGGCCGATGACTACATCGAGCTGCTGCCGACCACCTGGCGCACGATCAACTCCTACGGGATCCGGGTCAACAACCGCACCTACGATGCCCGCGCATTGAACCCCTACCGTCGGCAAGACTCCGGCGTGCGATCGCATAACGGCCAGTGGGAAGTGCATTACGACCCCTACGACGTGTCGCGGATCTGGGTGCGTAATCACCACGACGGCGGGTGGATCACCGCCGTATGGAAACACCTGCGCAGCACGCCCGTTCCTTTCGGTGAAGCGGCGTGGCGCCAGGCCCGCATCATCGTTGCCCAGCGCGGCCGCGACCACGTCACCGAATCGGAGATCGCCGCCGCGGCCGACGCCCTTCTTGATCGCGCGCAACACGGCCCCACCGGCGACGATGAAACACCGCCACCGGCAAGTTCAGCGGCGCGACGAACTGCGGCGCGCACCCGCGCCACCGGCGATCCGTCATGGCCACGCCCCGCGGTTGAGGCGTCGGAGGCTGCTGTGCCCGCTGGGCCGCAGGAATTCGATGAGGATGACGACATCGCCGAGGTCATTCCGCTGCCCGTGTTCGATGCCCGTAAGGAGGCTGAGCAATGGCGTTGGTGA
- a CDS encoding ATP-binding protein, protein MALVSPISQLEDRRQPTTTLEGWRRFIDADRPEFTLLPEQEWAGLDDVSRMAYNEARVAHHSELVVVTTSAIQKITNEGQLLTLLNQREIGARRGLIVSGGAATGKTTAIKQLGRFHELRIRARFTDTARIPVVYVTAPPKGSPRKLAMEFARFLGLPPVRSRMNVTDIADAVCQVLIDARTDVVVVDEIHNLNLDTRAGEELSDHLKYFTEHLPATFIYAGIDVERSGVFTGTRGRQLAGRCAVINTSAFPYGQEWKPLVAAMESTLRLHRHEPGTLVKQAKYLHQRTGGMIGSLAHLIRSAAIRAMLDQTEQITRESMDSVLIDYAAQTSAQRSAS, encoded by the coding sequence ATGGCGTTGGTGAGCCCGATCAGTCAGCTCGAAGATCGACGACAACCCACCACCACTTTGGAGGGCTGGCGGCGGTTCATCGATGCCGACCGACCCGAGTTCACGCTGCTACCGGAGCAGGAATGGGCGGGGCTGGACGATGTGAGCCGGATGGCCTACAACGAGGCGCGGGTGGCCCATCACTCCGAACTTGTGGTGGTCACTACCTCGGCGATCCAGAAGATCACCAACGAAGGCCAGTTGCTGACGCTGCTCAATCAGCGCGAGATCGGCGCCCGGCGCGGGCTGATTGTTTCCGGTGGCGCCGCGACCGGAAAGACCACCGCGATCAAACAACTCGGCCGTTTCCACGAGCTGCGGATACGGGCCCGTTTCACTGACACCGCCCGCATCCCGGTCGTCTATGTGACCGCACCCCCGAAAGGATCGCCCCGCAAGCTGGCGATGGAATTCGCCCGGTTCCTCGGGCTGCCGCCGGTCCGGTCGCGGATGAATGTCACTGATATCGCTGACGCGGTCTGCCAGGTGCTCATCGACGCCCGCACCGATGTGGTCGTGGTTGATGAGATTCATAACCTGAACCTCGATACTCGTGCCGGAGAAGAACTTTCCGACCATTTGAAGTACTTCACCGAGCACCTGCCCGCCACGTTCATCTACGCCGGGATCGATGTGGAACGCTCTGGGGTGTTCACCGGCACCCGGGGCCGGCAACTCGCCGGCAGGTGCGCGGTGATCAACACGTCCGCCTTCCCGTATGGCCAGGAGTGGAAACCGTTGGTCGCCGCCATGGAAAGTACGTTGCGGCTGCATCGCCACGAGCCTGGAACCCTGGTCAAGCAGGCCAAATACCTTCATCAGCGCACGGGCGGGATGATCGGCAGCCTGGCGCATTTGATCCGTTCGGCTGCGATCCGGGCGATGCTCGATCAAACCGAACAGATCACTCGTGAATCGATGGACAGTGTGCTCATCGACTACGCCGCCCAGACCTCCGCGCAGCGCAGCGCCAGCTGA
- a CDS encoding transposase, whose amino-acid sequence MSEKRKKYDREFREGAVRIVEETGKSIAAVARDLGVNEGTLGNWVTRAREAREGRGELSKDDVAELKRLRAEVAELRMERDVLKRSVVLWVKEATK is encoded by the coding sequence ATGTCAGAGAAGCGGAAGAAGTACGACCGGGAGTTCCGTGAGGGGGCTGTTCGGATCGTCGAGGAGACGGGTAAGTCGATCGCGGCGGTGGCTCGGGATCTGGGGGTGAACGAGGGCACCCTGGGCAACTGGGTGACCCGGGCGCGGGAAGCGCGGGAAGGTCGCGGTGAGCTGTCCAAGGACGATGTTGCCGAGCTCAAGCGCCTGCGTGCCGAGGTGGCTGAGTTGCGGATGGAGCGTGATGTCCTCAAGCGATCAGTGGTCCTGTGGGTGAAGGAGGCGACGAAGTGA
- a CDS encoding SDR family NAD(P)-dependent oxidoreductase, which produces MELGLRHKRALVTGSSAGLGRAIAEMLAAEGASVVVHGRDADRTQAVVSAIGANGGEAVAVLGDLSTDEGAAAVAHAAGEIDILVNNAGDYDGSSWAELTTHEWARIHQTNVVSVVRMIDHLVPGMRRRGWGRVIQIGGGLAVQPVAQQPHYSATLAARHNLTVSLARELSGTGVTANIVAPGAILTDSTRAMVLQAGAVHGWGTSWKDIEKAAATTWFPNDIGRLGRPEEIAAAVCFLASSHAAYISGADLRVDGGTIRNVN; this is translated from the coding sequence GTGGAGCTCGGATTGAGGCACAAGCGCGCATTGGTCACCGGTTCGAGTGCGGGTCTCGGTCGCGCGATCGCTGAGATGCTGGCTGCAGAGGGCGCGTCCGTGGTGGTACACGGACGTGACGCCGACCGGACGCAAGCGGTCGTTTCCGCGATCGGCGCCAACGGCGGTGAAGCGGTCGCCGTACTCGGCGACCTCTCGACCGACGAAGGCGCCGCAGCCGTCGCGCATGCCGCGGGCGAGATCGACATCCTGGTCAACAATGCCGGCGACTACGACGGTTCGTCCTGGGCGGAACTCACCACCCACGAGTGGGCGAGAATCCACCAGACCAACGTCGTGTCCGTCGTGCGGATGATCGACCATCTTGTCCCGGGTATGCGCCGACGGGGCTGGGGCCGGGTCATCCAGATCGGCGGTGGTCTCGCCGTTCAACCGGTCGCCCAGCAGCCGCACTACAGCGCCACGTTGGCTGCGCGACACAACTTGACCGTCTCGCTCGCCCGAGAGTTGTCCGGAACCGGCGTCACCGCCAACATCGTCGCGCCCGGAGCCATCCTCACCGACAGCACACGGGCCATGGTGCTGCAGGCCGGCGCCGTGCACGGCTGGGGAACCTCCTGGAAAGACATTGAAAAAGCCGCGGCCACAACATGGTTCCCCAACGACATCGGCCGACTCGGCCGTCCTGAGGAGATCGCCGCCGCGGTCTGCTTCCTCGCCAGCTCCCATGCCGCGTACATCAGCGGTGCCGATCTCCGCGTCGACGGCGGCACCATCCGCAACGTCAACTGA
- a CDS encoding YaeQ family protein → MALSATVFKVELGVSDVDHGYYADHALTVARHPSETDERMVVRLLAFGLRAHRLSDVDGELAFGPGLSTPGVPDVRLADYTGRILEWINVGQPDERVLAKAASQADQVLLYPFAAGVATWWRTVGPKVAGLANLSVLQIPHESVQQLAQSVDRRVSAQVMVIEGQVTMTVGGVDVTFTPEPLE, encoded by the coding sequence GTGGCCCTTTCTGCAACAGTATTCAAAGTTGAACTCGGCGTCTCCGATGTCGATCACGGTTACTACGCCGACCACGCGTTGACCGTGGCCCGCCATCCCAGTGAGACCGATGAGCGGATGGTCGTGCGGTTGTTGGCTTTTGGGCTTCGTGCACACCGACTCAGCGACGTCGACGGCGAGTTGGCGTTCGGGCCGGGCCTGTCCACCCCTGGCGTACCGGACGTGCGGCTCGCCGACTACACCGGCCGGATCCTGGAATGGATCAACGTCGGCCAGCCCGACGAACGCGTCTTGGCTAAGGCGGCCAGCCAGGCCGACCAGGTGCTGCTCTACCCGTTCGCCGCCGGCGTGGCCACCTGGTGGCGAACCGTCGGTCCCAAAGTGGCGGGGCTGGCGAACCTGTCGGTGCTACAGATACCGCACGAGTCGGTGCAGCAACTGGCCCAAAGCGTCGATCGACGGGTCTCGGCACAGGTGATGGTGATCGAAGGTCAGGTGACGATGACCGTTGGCGGAGTCGACGTGACCTTCACCCCCGAGCCATTGGAGTGA
- a CDS encoding TetR/AcrR family transcriptional regulator, with product MLGASPGGDTHMATSTSPTRNAAATREAILRSAIENFARAGYDGVGVRQIAHDAGVTAMLVNRYFGSKEGLFAEAVETSFATPTFIGEQSDDLVADTVRALVARTGSGDDAPPPFMIMLRSASSPVATTIVRDAIERHVGARLARQLDSPDQNLRGEILLALISGMLTMRGVVGTSALRKSKPADIERVLEPAFAALIGGSRASTSERE from the coding sequence ATGCTTGGTGCGTCGCCGGGAGGAGATACCCACATGGCCACATCCACTTCGCCTACGCGCAATGCGGCCGCCACGCGTGAGGCGATCCTGCGGTCGGCGATCGAGAATTTCGCCCGCGCCGGATACGACGGCGTGGGAGTTCGCCAGATCGCGCACGACGCCGGCGTGACCGCCATGCTGGTCAACCGGTACTTCGGCTCGAAGGAAGGGCTGTTCGCCGAGGCAGTCGAAACCTCCTTTGCCACACCCACTTTCATCGGAGAGCAATCTGACGATCTGGTCGCTGACACGGTCCGGGCGCTGGTGGCGAGGACCGGATCCGGCGACGATGCGCCGCCGCCGTTCATGATCATGCTGAGGTCCGCCTCGAGCCCGGTCGCCACGACGATCGTGCGCGACGCCATCGAACGCCACGTTGGCGCCCGGCTGGCTCGGCAACTCGACTCGCCTGATCAGAATCTGCGCGGCGAGATCCTGCTTGCGTTGATCAGCGGAATGCTCACGATGCGCGGCGTGGTCGGGACGAGCGCGCTTCGCAAAAGCAAGCCCGCGGATATCGAAAGGGTGCTTGAGCCGGCCTTCGCTGCGCTCATCGGCGGTTCGCGAGCCTCAACGTCGGAACGGGAATGA
- a CDS encoding NIPSNAP family protein yields the protein MELRTYTLADAAALASYVSDFWPRHIRTLRKHGITVRGVWIDPESSEPRVVALVDYMGGDPRRLAQSYRASDDFVEDHRHFDTSLIVATQTQTLQPIASSPLQ from the coding sequence GTGGAGTTGCGAACCTACACATTGGCTGACGCCGCCGCACTGGCGAGCTACGTCTCGGACTTCTGGCCTCGCCACATTCGCACGCTGCGCAAACACGGCATCACTGTGCGCGGCGTCTGGATCGACCCCGAGTCGAGCGAGCCTCGCGTCGTCGCGCTCGTCGATTATATGGGCGGCGATCCCCGCCGCCTCGCCCAGAGTTACCGCGCAAGCGATGATTTCGTCGAGGATCACCGGCATTTCGATACGTCGCTCATCGTCGCGACGCAGACGCAAACGCTGCAGCCGATCGCGAGTTCCCCGCTTCAGTAG
- a CDS encoding type VII secretion target codes for MGDVIEVDSQGLGVLAAQCDQASNALNIVPAPMAGPARQATATAVAGAYTDFHAAAGVLAARATSTGYKLRTASGLYHTTDDESAQNLTREL; via the coding sequence GTGGGGGACGTGATCGAAGTTGACAGTCAGGGATTGGGTGTGCTGGCCGCACAGTGCGACCAGGCGAGCAACGCGCTGAACATCGTCCCCGCTCCCATGGCGGGTCCGGCCCGCCAGGCTACCGCGACCGCAGTCGCTGGCGCCTACACCGACTTTCACGCCGCAGCTGGAGTTCTGGCCGCCCGAGCCACGTCAACGGGGTACAAGCTGCGCACCGCCAGTGGCCTCTACCACACGACCGACGACGAGTCTGCACAGAACTTGACGAGGGAGCTCTGA